A genomic region of Papaver somniferum cultivar HN1 unplaced genomic scaffold, ASM357369v1 unplaced-scaffold_30, whole genome shotgun sequence contains the following coding sequences:
- the LOC113341672 gene encoding nitronate monooxygenase-like encodes MMKFGGILGFQTGIMLAPMGVDVAGPELVAAVASAGGIGLIASPVNDYELTVKAINDTRKLTDKPFGAGILLEFEQTNTIRAIFDEKLACLQVYWGDFPKEMVDEAHKHGVKVIHQVGSVKAAERAIAAGVDCIIAQGSEAGGHVAGTVSLTALVPRIVDAVGDRGIPVVAAGSVVDARGYVAALALGAQGINVGTRFIATHEAYANDYYKQQLLHYNEEQTDRTDLYHRYVWKGDVRCLNTPFHQQWKNAPEWVQNDDYQPIIGKTTFYNTHETVLRRFAGQVANPTTCGKLEDMVMYAGQGVGLVNDIIPAGEVVRRFVDGAKAIIQGLNQNYLLESTPIKANDDDSDESSITV; translated from the exons ATGATGAAATTTGGAGGGATTCTTGGGTTTCAAACTGGAATCATGTTGGCACCAATGGGTGTGGATGTTGCAGGACCTGAACTCGTTGCTGCTGTCGCCAGCGCCGGTGGTATTGGACTCATCGCTAGCCCTGTT AATGATTATGAACTGACGGTGAAAGCGATAAATGATACAAGGAAACTGACGGATAAACCATTTGGTGCCGGGATATTGTTAGAGTTTGAGCAAACCAATACAATCAGAGCaatctttgatgagaaattggctTGCTTACAAGTATACTGGGGAGATTTCCCTAAAGAAATGGTTGATGAAGCTCATAAACATGGAGTCAAAGTCATCCATCAG GTAGGGTCAGTGAAGGCAGCAGAAAGAGCAATAGCTGCCGGAGTGGATTGTATCATCGCCCAAGGTTCAGAGGCTGGTGGTCATGTTGCTGGTACA GTTTCATTGACGGCGTTAGTGCCGCGAATAGTTGATGCAGTTGGAGATCGAGGAATTCCAGTGGTAGCAGCCGGATCAGTGGTTGATGCTAGGGGATATGTTGCTGCCCTTGCACTAGGTGCCCAGGGCATAAATGTGGGTACAAG GTTTATAGCTACACATGAAGCTTATGCAAATGACTACTACAAACAACAACTACTCCATTATAACGAAGAGCAGACGGATCGTACTGATTTGTATCACCGTTACGTTTGGAAAGGAGACGTGcgttgcctcaacacacccttccATCAACAGTGGAAAAATGCACCTGAGTGGGTACAAAATGACGACTATCAACCTATAATTGGGAAAACCACTTTTTATAATACCCAT GAAACGGTACTTCGTCGATTTGCAGGTCAAGTTGCAAACCCTACTACTTGTGGTAAACTAGAGGATATGGTCATGTATGCAGGACAAGGAGTGGGCCTAGTGAATGATATTATTCCGGCTGGTGAAGTGGTTAGAAGATTTGTTGACGGTGCAAAAGCTATAATTCAAGGACTAAACCAAAATTACTTGTTAGAATCTACTCCAATCAAAGCTAATGATGATGATAGTGACGAAAGTTCCATTACGGTTTAA